A part of Paenibacillus sp. sptzw28 genomic DNA contains:
- a CDS encoding SMP-30/gluconolactonase/LRE family protein, translated as MKKKVMLAVVVAMMGGAAVAPTMIASDGKFRAAEVSIAVDLDPANATGMRIEGLTGDEQGRLYTIDLDSRRLFRIIPGTDEVEELTILPRPATGMAFDEHGNLYIASGGGAGVDGVILRVSADTLANGPFGTGQVETFAQGVDGANGLAFDREGNLYVSGGATGNIYVVSPQGERTVWASGIIAERPQQLITVNGLAFGRDGRLYIANTSSGEINRVRIEKDGTFGEVDLFAKDHLLYGADGIAFGPDGNLYVAANERNAIVKVSHAGKVTELTANNNQGPLEFPASLHFVGDTLYASNFDIARGTNSPSLPGIGASIAKIELLKKHGDWQ; from the coding sequence GTGAAGAAAAAGGTAATGTTAGCTGTGGTGGTGGCGATGATGGGAGGGGCTGCGGTGGCGCCCACGATGATTGCTTCGGATGGGAAATTTCGAGCTGCGGAAGTTTCGATTGCGGTGGATTTGGACCCGGCTAACGCGACGGGAATGAGGATCGAAGGACTTACAGGTGACGAGCAGGGGCGCTTATACACGATCGATTTGGATTCGAGACGGTTGTTTCGCATCATACCCGGAACAGATGAAGTCGAAGAACTGACGATTCTTCCGAGACCCGCTACCGGCATGGCGTTCGATGAACATGGAAATCTGTATATAGCAAGCGGCGGAGGCGCGGGCGTGGATGGCGTCATTCTGCGTGTCTCGGCTGATACGCTGGCAAACGGCCCATTCGGGACCGGGCAAGTGGAAACGTTTGCCCAGGGTGTCGACGGGGCGAACGGGCTGGCATTTGACCGCGAAGGAAATTTGTACGTCAGCGGCGGCGCTACCGGCAATATTTACGTCGTCTCTCCGCAAGGGGAACGAACAGTGTGGGCCAGCGGGATTATTGCCGAGCGGCCTCAGCAGCTCATTACCGTCAACGGATTGGCTTTCGGCCGGGACGGAAGGCTGTACATAGCTAATACCAGCTCCGGCGAAATCAATCGCGTTAGGATCGAGAAGGACGGCACCTTTGGAGAAGTCGACCTATTCGCCAAGGATCACCTGCTTTATGGGGCGGACGGTATCGCTTTCGGTCCGGATGGAAACTTGTATGTGGCGGCGAACGAGCGCAATGCCATTGTGAAGGTGTCCCACGCAGGAAAAGTTACCGAGCTAACGGCAAATAACAATCAGGGACCGCTGGAGTTTCCGGCCAGCTTGCATTTTGTCGGAGATACCTTATATGCCAGCAACTTTGATATCGCTCGCGGAACCAATTCGCCGAGCCTGCCCGGGATCGGAGCCTCCATCGCGAAGATCGAATTGTTGAAGAAACACGGCGATTGGCAATGA
- a CDS encoding DHCW motif cupin fold protein, protein MKIVDVPFFTTDWSSIEATEHEGTTGKAIWRTVEIGNVRVRMVEYTPGYLADHWCSRGHVLLVLEGELQTELQDGRIFLLSPGMTYQVADDVDPHRSSTLTGAKLFIVD, encoded by the coding sequence ATGAAAATTGTTGATGTTCCATTCTTTACTACTGATTGGAGTTCCATTGAAGCGACGGAGCATGAAGGTACAACGGGTAAAGCTATCTGGAGAACAGTTGAGATCGGGAATGTTCGTGTACGGATGGTAGAATATACACCTGGTTATCTGGCTGATCATTGGTGTAGCCGCGGACACGTGCTGTTAGTTCTGGAAGGGGAATTGCAAACCGAACTGCAAGATGGCCGGATATTCTTATTGTCTCCCGGTATGACCTATCAAGTTGCTGATGATGTTGATCCACATAGGTCTTCAACTTTAACTGGAGCTAAGCTATTTATTGTTGATTAA
- a CDS encoding Mpo1-like protein: MTDRIRSDLRLYVMAHQNKYNQILHYFAFLSAFLAWIFVVINLWITLMLAILHYVLSWTGHYFFEGNKPAMIRYPIIGFYAGFIWFFIKTYELISRRKVLGKIINKAK, translated from the coding sequence TTGACTGATCGGATTAGAAGCGATTTGAGACTTTATGTAATGGCACATCAGAATAAGTATAATCAAATACTGCATTACTTTGCATTCTTATCTGCCTTTCTTGCTTGGATCTTCGTGGTAATAAACTTATGGATTACTTTGATGCTAGCAATATTGCACTATGTGCTGTCATGGACAGGTCATTATTTTTTTGAAGGCAATAAACCGGCGATGATTAGATATCCAATAATAGGATTTTATGCGGGTTTTATCTGGTTTTTCATTAAGACATATGAATTAATCAGTAGAAGAAAAGTGTTAGGTAAAATTATAAATAAGGCGAAATAA
- a CDS encoding 2-phosphoglycerate kinase gives MVILISGISCTGKTLMSQKLLEKYNIPYLSIDHIKMGLYRGDSNCGFTPLDSTERIGEKLWPIIKGIIMTNIENDQNIIIEGCYLLPQHIKDFEKAYSEKIISVFLGFSTNYIKENFTSNIVKHRNAVENRGFPEEGSVNEYINEHDAFRGKCLEYDVVYFEIDKNYEEEIIKVYDFIATQKRRIDSKLKVGDNN, from the coding sequence ATGGTTATTTTGATAAGTGGTATTAGCTGTACTGGTAAAACACTAATGTCCCAAAAATTACTTGAAAAATACAATATACCTTATCTTTCAATCGATCACATTAAAATGGGGCTGTATAGAGGAGACAGTAATTGTGGGTTTACACCACTTGATAGCACCGAACGAATTGGTGAGAAATTATGGCCAATAATTAAAGGGATTATCATGACAAATATCGAGAATGATCAAAATATAATTATTGAAGGTTGTTATTTACTTCCCCAACATATCAAGGACTTTGAAAAAGCATATTCTGAAAAAATCATATCAGTTTTTCTGGGTTTTTCAACAAACTATATTAAAGAAAACTTTACATCGAACATAGTAAAACATAGAAACGCGGTTGAAAATCGTGGCTTTCCTGAAGAGGGATCTGTTAATGAATATATTAATGAGCATGATGCATTTAGAGGAAAATGTTTAGAATACGATGTTGTGTACTTTGAAATTGATAAAAATTATGAAGAAGAAATAATCAAGGTTTATGATTTTATAGCGACTCAAAAACGTCGAATTGATAGCAAGCTCAAAGTAGGCGATAACAATTGA
- a CDS encoding GNAT family N-acetyltransferase, with protein sequence MIIRQSNSKDISQLIKMRYDFSMEDKEPNPELFDSFYDECRLFFEEMYESKRWIVWVAEVESNIVSHVFLEIIDTVPRPGRKKSPFGYVTNVYTIPEYRSKGIGGKVMVEVNRWAKENGLTFLMVWPSETSVDFYERHGFKQAAEVMENHLKA encoded by the coding sequence TTGATCATACGACAAAGTAATAGTAAAGATATATCACAGTTGATTAAGATGAGATATGATTTTTCGATGGAAGATAAGGAACCTAACCCCGAATTATTTGACTCTTTTTATGATGAATGTCGATTGTTTTTCGAAGAGATGTATGAATCGAAGCGTTGGATAGTTTGGGTTGCTGAAGTAGAAAGTAATATTGTGTCACATGTTTTCTTGGAAATAATTGATACAGTACCAAGACCAGGACGAAAAAAATCTCCTTTTGGATACGTCACAAATGTGTACACCATACCTGAATATAGGTCGAAAGGTATTGGAGGCAAGGTTATGGTAGAAGTTAATAGATGGGCGAAGGAGAATGGACTAACATTCTTAATGGTTTGGCCAAGTGAAACTAGTGTGGATTTTTATGAAAGACATGGATTTAAACAAGCAGCAGAAGTAATGGAGAATCATTTAAAGGCATAG
- a CDS encoding phosphotransferase enzyme family protein, which yields MENVFPLEISVLSSNALREFISGEYFSHALLECRLFYRGLHDIYRVITGKKEYFFKVYRQGIRSMEDIQAEVDLLNFLKLSDIEITAPVIKSDGKFISRFNTANGIRYGVLYTSVGKHEFNQIEETPELNERLGSYIAAIHNAWDKCELEINRWNLDAHSFIDKSMNAIRQFSTIHDFDMLFLEEVAKNVNEKLGNLTIERPQYGMCHGDIYSGNIRVDANNNPILFDFDFCGNGWRAYDISMYAFPFGMGCDETKLIKREERKDQFLNGYNKVRAMSESEVNSIALFIPFRRIFNIGTLYISYLPNTWGDSAVIRNVDEDIKMLKKWLELNPIF from the coding sequence TTGGAGAATGTTTTCCCATTGGAGATATCTGTATTATCTTCAAACGCACTTCGCGAGTTCATTTCAGGAGAATATTTTTCTCATGCCTTACTTGAATGTCGGCTATTTTATAGAGGTTTGCATGACATATATAGGGTTATTACAGGCAAAAAAGAATATTTCTTTAAGGTATACCGTCAAGGGATAAGAAGCATGGAAGATATTCAAGCAGAGGTTGATTTGCTCAATTTCCTAAAATTATCAGATATTGAAATCACAGCACCGGTTATAAAAAGTGATGGGAAATTCATTTCACGGTTTAACACTGCAAATGGAATAAGATATGGCGTATTATATACGTCAGTTGGAAAACATGAGTTTAACCAAATTGAGGAAACTCCAGAATTAAACGAGAGATTAGGAAGTTATATTGCTGCAATTCATAATGCTTGGGACAAATGTGAGCTTGAGATTAATCGATGGAATTTAGACGCACACTCATTTATAGATAAATCTATGAATGCTATAAGGCAATTCTCAACTATTCATGATTTTGACATGCTCTTTTTAGAGGAAGTTGCAAAGAATGTGAATGAGAAATTGGGAAATTTAACAATTGAAAGACCACAATATGGTATGTGCCACGGTGATATATATAGTGGGAATATCCGAGTAGACGCTAACAATAATCCTATCCTGTTTGATTTTGATTTCTGTGGGAATGGATGGAGAGCATATGATATATCAATGTATGCTTTCCCATTTGGCATGGGATGTGATGAAACAAAATTGATAAAGAGAGAAGAACGAAAAGATCAATTTTTAAATGGATATAACAAGGTTAGAGCAATGAGCGAAAGTGAAGTAAATTCTATTGCCCTCTTTATTCCCTTCAGAAGAATTTTTAATATTGGCACTCTATACATTTCTTATCTTCCAAATACTTGGGGAGACTCTGCTGTCATAAGAAATGTTGATGAAGATATTAAAATGCTTAAAAAATGGTTGGAATTAAACCCTATCTTTTAA
- a CDS encoding GNAT family N-acetyltransferase, which translates to MAEWINGDYFISTDKALIDRHKVHSFLSTESYWAMNIPFKAVDLIIDNSFCFGIYSLDSRELVGFARVVTDFVRFAYLADVFIVPDFRGLGLSKWLVKTIVEYPDFGGVHFCLGTKDAHTLYEQYGGFKLLNENKTWMTINTDLEKIISRFTES; encoded by the coding sequence ATGGCTGAATGGATAAATGGTGATTATTTTATTAGCACAGATAAGGCATTAATTGATCGCCACAAAGTTCACAGCTTTTTGTCTACTGAATCATACTGGGCTATGAATATACCTTTTAAAGCAGTAGATTTGATAATAGATAATTCGTTTTGTTTTGGTATATACAGTCTGGATAGTAGAGAGTTAGTTGGTTTTGCGCGAGTTGTAACTGATTTTGTTCGATTTGCTTATTTGGCAGATGTTTTTATTGTTCCGGATTTTCGAGGTCTAGGCCTGTCCAAATGGTTAGTAAAGACTATAGTGGAATATCCAGATTTTGGAGGTGTCCATTTTTGTCTAGGAACGAAAGATGCGCATACCCTATATGAGCAATATGGTGGATTCAAACTACTAAATGAGAATAAGACATGGATGACAATAAATACTGATTTAGAGAAGATTATTAGTAGATTTACTGAGAGTTAA
- a CDS encoding GNAT family N-acetyltransferase — protein MIEVKILNSNIIGDVEKLFGCDKVTKDCWCMWFIIRVKDYHDNGSEGNHELFMNMVQDSKDPVGILAYIDGEPVGWCAVGPRKRYIRAINTPTFKGRDPDEDASVWMIPCLYVRPDMRNKGVSRSLIERAIELAKENGAKAVESFPFSGTKKRTGGDTQVGVEPLFASCGFVVIRKPTNNRVVMRKDL, from the coding sequence ATGATTGAAGTTAAAATATTAAACTCCAATATAATTGGAGACGTAGAAAAGCTATTTGGATGTGATAAGGTTACCAAAGATTGTTGGTGCATGTGGTTTATTATTCGAGTAAAGGATTACCATGATAATGGTTCAGAAGGAAACCATGAATTATTTATGAATATGGTTCAAGATAGTAAAGATCCGGTAGGAATACTTGCATACATTGATGGAGAACCGGTAGGTTGGTGCGCAGTTGGGCCAAGAAAAAGATACATTCGAGCTATTAATACTCCAACCTTTAAAGGTAGAGATCCAGATGAGGATGCGTCGGTGTGGATGATACCTTGTCTCTATGTGCGACCGGATATGCGTAACAAAGGTGTGAGTCGCAGTTTAATCGAAAGAGCCATTGAACTGGCAAAAGAGAATGGAGCAAAAGCTGTCGAGAGTTTTCCGTTTTCGGGGACAAAAAAAAGAACTGGGGGAGATACCCAGGTTGGGGTTGAACCATTATTTGCTTCTTGTGGATTTGTGGTTATTCGGAAGCCAACTAACAACAGAGTAGTAATGAGAAAGGATTTATAA
- a CDS encoding DUF2711 domain-containing protein produces the protein MQQRYRKSAQINKHKGCNEMLDYIWIDDKTPILNQVKDKFKNALIITNPFIQMPQGWTNNKRISGLEHTYPTNEEILEYGKPVLWGQLLKQTDLEDLGRLALAMKTYISALNKDYARNDLMEKLKLGLTEDLYLPNEDKISQFLIPTILDVFRAKKTNKIHYSDPIFDTSGELPIDDVTIQDIYELAPTEIIITDESNDTAFMSVYDSFITLMLTNDSNMEEIVINVGWEAMKCDDNTRINWYLK, from the coding sequence ATGCAACAACGTTATAGGAAATCAGCGCAAATCAATAAACATAAAGGATGTAATGAAATGCTTGATTACATTTGGATCGATGACAAAACACCCATATTAAATCAGGTCAAAGATAAATTTAAGAATGCATTAATTATTACCAATCCTTTTATTCAAATGCCACAAGGTTGGACCAATAATAAAAGAATTAGTGGCCTTGAACATACGTATCCTACAAATGAGGAAATACTCGAGTATGGTAAACCTGTTTTGTGGGGTCAATTATTAAAGCAAACTGATCTTGAAGACTTAGGAAGATTAGCTTTAGCAATGAAAACTTACATTTCTGCATTAAATAAAGATTATGCAAGGAACGATTTAATGGAGAAACTTAAGCTAGGATTGACGGAAGATTTATATTTGCCGAACGAAGATAAGATTTCTCAATTCTTAATTCCAACTATACTTGACGTTTTTCGAGCAAAGAAAACTAATAAAATTCACTACTCAGATCCAATATTTGATACAAGTGGAGAATTACCAATAGATGATGTTACAATTCAAGACATTTATGAATTGGCACCAACCGAGATTATTATTACTGATGAGTCTAATGATACGGCATTTATGAGTGTATATGATTCGTTTATAACACTGATGTTAACCAATGATTCTAATATGGAAGAAATTGTTATTAATGTGGGCTGGGAAGCAATGAAATGCGATGATAACACCAGGATAAATTGGTATCTTAAGTAA
- a CDS encoding ornithine carbamoyltransferase, translating to MHFLNLSDLSVNKMTEIFNIAEKLKNNKFGKILEGKTFVLFFPESSIRTRVTFEKGIKDLGGECILFPPESLKKKEELADVIGYLNNWVDAVIVRHPDFNNMIRLSEHALIPIINAMSSENHPCEVLSDIFSIREIRPDFKELTYTFVGPAGNIVNSWVEIAKVLDLKLYHVCTTGNEICNDDRNYHFSTDLETKLVGSDFVLTDSLPLEYQTDEYCSQFQVNFERMKLTNANALLNPCPPFFRNQEVSEDVINSKYFVGYSFKKNLVFVQQALIIHCLGLFKEGADIL from the coding sequence ATGCATTTTTTGAATCTTTCTGATCTATCGGTTAACAAGATGACGGAAATATTTAATATTGCCGAAAAGCTCAAGAATAATAAGTTTGGAAAAATACTTGAAGGGAAAACTTTCGTTTTATTCTTTCCTGAATCTAGCATTAGGACTAGAGTAACATTTGAGAAAGGGATTAAAGATCTCGGCGGGGAATGTATTCTTTTTCCTCCCGAATCACTCAAGAAGAAAGAAGAACTTGCAGATGTTATTGGATATTTAAACAATTGGGTTGATGCGGTAATTGTCAGACATCCTGACTTTAATAACATGATTAGATTATCCGAACACGCATTAATTCCAATAATAAATGCAATGTCATCAGAAAATCACCCATGTGAAGTACTTTCAGACATATTTTCAATACGCGAGATTCGCCCGGATTTCAAGGAACTTACTTATACATTTGTAGGTCCAGCCGGCAATATAGTTAATTCTTGGGTTGAAATTGCAAAGGTTCTGGATCTTAAACTTTATCATGTTTGCACTACTGGCAATGAAATATGCAATGATGATCGGAACTATCATTTTTCAACTGACCTTGAAACTAAACTAGTTGGAAGTGATTTTGTACTTACAGATTCATTGCCTCTTGAATATCAAACCGATGAATATTGCTCACAGTTTCAAGTCAATTTCGAAAGAATGAAATTAACTAATGCAAATGCATTGTTAAACCCATGTCCTCCCTTTTTCAGGAATCAGGAAGTAAGCGAAGATGTCATTAACTCCAAATATTTTGTAGGCTATTCATTTAAGAAGAATCTGGTATTTGTTCAACAAGCATTAATAATTCACTGTCTGGGACTATTCAAGGAAGGCGCTGACATCCTATAA
- a CDS encoding M23 family metallopeptidase, whose protein sequence is MIKDVVIHPIFNHAYSCSEHPEGQLATLGDALGVDCVIHKFVDGWMRTYKGNGLNNEDWYVWGADVLAPFDGIVEEVYINNNINNPGNVNPSRASMILFSTADGIKVCYAHVMDVCVGIGDHVKAGQVVAKVGNNGYSRHPHIHIGAWEGDTPLQIRFDLQAMGKQYRELGVEHYSM, encoded by the coding sequence ATGATTAAGGACGTAGTTATTCACCCTATTTTTAATCATGCTTATTCTTGTTCAGAACATCCAGAAGGGCAACTAGCCACTCTCGGTGATGCACTAGGAGTAGATTGTGTAATTCATAAATTTGTGGACGGTTGGATGAGAACTTATAAGGGAAACGGCTTAAATAATGAAGACTGGTATGTTTGGGGAGCTGATGTATTAGCTCCATTCGATGGAATTGTTGAAGAAGTCTATATAAATAATAATATAAACAATCCCGGTAATGTTAATCCAAGTAGGGCAAGTATGATCCTTTTTTCAACAGCCGATGGCATAAAGGTTTGTTATGCTCATGTAATGGATGTATGTGTTGGAATAGGTGATCACGTTAAAGCTGGTCAAGTGGTCGCGAAAGTCGGAAATAATGGATATTCCCGTCATCCCCATATTCACATTGGAGCATGGGAAGGTGATACGCCATTGCAAATTCGATTTGATCTGCAGGCAATGGGGAAGCAATATAGAGAACTCGGGGTAGAGCATTATAGTATGTAA
- a CDS encoding DinB family protein yields the protein MLKEEDLKVVQLYNDAPKVLMEVINGLSEKKLDLSRGDGKWTIREIVHHIVECDLNYFQINRYALANTGEKFIFNEFDAHMWNHSMNHSKRAIKIEVQLFCTIREYISYLCESIPDSLDRILVHQDGKATVRDALNHDINHSYHHIEQIKETRKVHNI from the coding sequence ATGTTGAAAGAAGAGGACTTGAAAGTTGTTCAACTTTATAATGATGCACCGAAGGTACTCATGGAAGTTATAAACGGTTTAAGTGAGAAAAAACTGGATTTATCTAGAGGAGATGGGAAGTGGACCATCCGAGAAATTGTACATCATATTGTAGAGTGTGATCTAAACTATTTTCAAATAAATCGATATGCACTTGCAAATACCGGCGAGAAATTCATTTTTAATGAATTTGACGCACACATGTGGAATCACTCTATGAATCATAGTAAGAGAGCAATAAAAATTGAGGTACAACTGTTTTGTACAATTCGGGAATACATATCGTATTTATGTGAATCAATCCCCGATTCTTTGGATCGGATCTTAGTTCATCAGGATGGAAAAGCAACGGTTAGAGATGCATTAAATCATGATATAAATCATTCATATCATCACATTGAGCAAATAAAAGAAACAAGAAAAGTACATAACATATAA
- a CDS encoding DNA/RNA helicase domain-containing protein encodes MIDTKLVLIEGLPGSGKSTTAQFISRCLSQSGIKNKWWYEEEKGHPVYLFNSEESMQQTIDNLTKGNYEIIIKKALEQWRVFSDSLQNMEEVVIVDSTFFGYLTWTLFPMNAPIEDIEKYLLEVEAIIRPCRPILIYFYQSDLYTSLKKICERRGGNTAEQFIQNANQSKYGKKRNLTGFDGMLSFWKDYRNFTDNMFAKISTRKLSIENSEGRWNEYLQQIVNFFEITINEKMNTPSIEIDHFVGIYNNDETTCEIYRNGDVLYIDGIQQIWPNSKLLPREGNKFEVESLPINITFDLNKLFITGPQLFDGKVEKMLMKQD; translated from the coding sequence TTGATAGATACCAAACTAGTACTTATAGAAGGATTACCTGGTTCAGGAAAATCTACGACTGCTCAATTTATCTCTAGATGTCTTTCTCAAAGTGGTATCAAGAATAAGTGGTGGTACGAAGAAGAGAAAGGACACCCTGTTTACTTATTTAATTCTGAAGAATCAATGCAGCAGACTATCGATAATCTTACCAAAGGGAATTATGAAATCATTATAAAGAAAGCATTAGAGCAATGGAGAGTATTCTCTGATTCATTACAAAATATGGAGGAGGTTGTTATAGTAGATAGCACCTTCTTTGGTTATTTAACTTGGACCTTGTTTCCGATGAATGCACCAATTGAGGATATTGAAAAATACTTACTCGAAGTTGAAGCCATTATCAGACCATGTAGGCCAATATTAATCTACTTTTATCAAAGTGATCTATACACCTCACTCAAAAAAATATGTGAGAGAAGAGGGGGAAACACGGCAGAACAATTTATTCAAAATGCGAATCAATCAAAATACGGGAAGAAACGAAATCTAACAGGTTTCGATGGGATGTTATCCTTTTGGAAGGATTATCGCAATTTTACAGACAATATGTTTGCAAAGATAAGTACTAGAAAGCTTTCAATTGAAAACTCCGAGGGCAGATGGAACGAATACCTACAACAAATTGTTAATTTTTTTGAGATAACAATTAATGAAAAGATGAATACTCCTTCAATAGAGATTGATCACTTTGTTGGGATTTATAATAACGATGAAACAACTTGTGAAATATATCGTAACGGCGATGTGTTATACATTGATGGCATTCAACAGATATGGCCGAATAGCAAACTTCTACCAAGAGAAGGAAATAAGTTCGAAGTTGAATCGTTGCCAATAAATATTACATTTGATTTGAATAAGCTATTTATTACCGGGCCACAATTATTTGACGGAAAAGTTGAAAAGATGTTAATGAAACAGGATTAA
- a CDS encoding DUF952 domain-containing protein, which yields MKITHITTKEKWEEARTKGYYDHESIEKEGFIHCSSPQQVLKVANKLYKGQEKLLLLLIEESMVKSNIIWEDLYNLNELYPHIYGVINIEAVINTYDFKPREDGSFQLPSELRDNKD from the coding sequence ATGAAAATAACTCATATAACAACAAAAGAAAAATGGGAAGAAGCAAGAACTAAGGGATATTATGATCATGAGAGTATAGAAAAAGAAGGGTTTATTCACTGTTCTTCGCCACAACAGGTATTGAAAGTGGCAAACAAATTATATAAAGGACAAGAAAAATTATTACTTCTTTTGATTGAGGAGAGTATGGTGAAATCCAATATTATATGGGAAGACCTTTACAACTTGAATGAACTTTATCCCCATATCTACGGTGTGATAAATATTGAAGCAGTCATAAATACATATGATTTTAAGCCAAGGGAGGATGGGAGTTTTCAACTACCTTCGGAACTTCGGGATAATAAGGATTGA